A stretch of the Lolium perenne isolate Kyuss_39 chromosome 3, Kyuss_2.0, whole genome shotgun sequence genome encodes the following:
- the LOC127325608 gene encoding BTB/POZ and MATH domain-containing protein 4-like, with protein MTSMPMSALLSALRGAGRQHLTASTVAARQAITGSHVLRVHGYNKVLRKKVPNGHFFESAPFGAGGHTWKVVCYPNGSDRDHAGYTSLFLKSLRPHDDPFVFDATTARLQASVLDRDGKPWRTQTAEHRSFLGYEAWGWKDFVKNDDLDLVDDCLTVLCDVTVDDLPLHAEEVVTAAAATPPPEPTASALPPSFDGHGWFPEAIWSDMPTDDMVTIHVGGKSFPAHRFLLEAHSPVLKLALQNVTSSQLHIAGGLALDAEVFEAMLQYMNNYSPSCSEKIKVEPTIADRLLVAADKYGLEKLKLACGEALCPRVDMGSVAAMLTLAERHGCPVLKDACIQFLSRAGNLGSFASTDGFQRLMKDCPSAAEEIADIAVKQYA; from the coding sequence ATGACAAGCATGCCAATGTCGGCGCTGCTGTCCGCCCTGCGCGGCGCCGGCCGGCAGCACCTCACCGCGTCCACGGTCGCCGCGAGGCAGGCCATCACCGGCTCCCACGTCCTCCGCGTCCACGGCTACAACAAGGTCCTCCGGAAGAAAGTCCCCAACGGCCACTTCTTCGAGTCGGCCCCGTTCGGCGCCGGCGGCCACACCTGGAAGGTCGTCTGCTACCCGAACGGCTCCGACAGGGACCACGCCGGCTACACGTCCCTCTTCCTCAAAAGCCTCCGCCCCCACGACGACCCGTTCGTCTTCGACGCCACCACGGCGCGGCTCCAGGCCAGCGTGCTCGACCGCGACGGGAAGCCGTGGCGCACCCAGACCGCGGAACACCGCAGCTTCTTGGGCTACGAGGCCTGGGGCTGGAAGGACTTCGTCAAGAACGACGATCTCGACCTCGTCGACGACTGCCTCACCGTCCTCTGCGACGTCACCGTCGACGACCTTCCCTTGCACGCCGAGGAGGTCGTcactgccgccgccgccacgcccccacCGGAACCTACGGCCTCAGCACTGCCGCCAAGCTTCGACGGGCACGGGTGGTTCCCGGAGGCCATATGGAGCGACATGCCGACGGACGACATGGTCACGATACACGTCGGCGGGAAAAGTTTCCCTGCGCACCGGTTTCTGCTTGAGGCCCACTCCCCCGTCTTGAAGTTGGCCCTTCAGAACGTTACATCCAGCCAACTCCACATCGCCGGCGGCCTGGCCCTGGACGCGGAGGTGTTCGAGGCCATGCTCCAGTACATGAACAATTACAGCCCTTCTTGTAGCGAGAAGATCAAGGTGGAGCCGACGATAGCGGACCGGCTGCTGGTGGCGGCCGACAAGTACGGGCTCGAGAAGCTGAAGCTCGCGTGCGGGGAGGCCCTGTGCCCGCGCGTCGACATGGGCTCCGTGGCCGCCATGCTCACGCTGGCGGAGCGGCATGGCTGCCCCGTGCTCAAGGACGCGTGCATCCAGTTTTTGTCTCGTGCTGGTAATCTGGGATCGTTCGCTTCCACGGATGGTTTTCAGCGGCTGATGAAAGATTGCCCGTCTGCTGCGGAGGAGATCGCTGATATCGCCGTGAAGCAGTATGCATAA
- the LOC139837766 gene encoding probable LRR receptor-like serine/threonine-protein kinase At3g47570 yields MEMASSATSDLQPFGQIYRGFHRLCGGALELHLLACDVVPSNSTRLKEPLVLKVVIPTASIVLLAMVLFGIMLWRVKHKSKSISPPSFATKFPQVSFNDLARATQGFSTSNLIGGGGYGSVYKGKLVGNQNEVAIKVFNLETRGAHKSFIAECNALRNVRHRNLVCIVTACSSIDSNGNDFKALVYELMPRGDLDKLLYPTRDHESTSDLDCITMAHRMSIIVDVADAMEYLHHNNQGTMVHCDLKPSNILLDDNMTAHVGDFGLARFKDDSTTLSLGNPNYSSVALRGTIGYAAPEYAVGGQVSTAADVYSFGVILLEVFIRRRPTDAMFKDGLSIVKFTEINFPDRVLEIVDPQLLQELELCKETPLDLKESGLGYLISMLNVGLCCTKPSPGERINMQQVTTKLHGIRDAYLREN; encoded by the exons atggagatggcatcatctgcaacaagTGATCTTCAGCCTTTC GGGCAAATTTACCGAGGCTTCCATAGGCTTTGTGGTGGGGCATTGGAGTTACACTTGCTAGCATGTGATGTTGTTCCTTCAAATTCAACTAGGCTCAAGGAACCTTTAGTTCTCAAAGTAGTTATCCCAACAGCCAGTATAGTATTACTTGCTATGGTCTTATTTGGCATAATGCTATGGAGAGTAAAACACAAGAGCAAATCTATATCTCCACCATCATTTGCTACAAAATTTCCCCAAGTATCTTTCAATGATCTAGCTAGAGCAACACAGGGATTTTCAACGTCCAACTTGATTGGTGGAGGGGGATACGGTTCTGTATACAAAGGAAAACTAGTTGGGAACCAAAATGAGGTTGCCATAAAAGTCTTCAACCTAGAGACAAGAGGAGCACATAAGAGCTTCATTGCAGAATGCAATGCACTGAGAAATGTGCGGCATCGTAATTTGGTCTGTATCGTAACTGCATGCTCAAGCATTGATTCTAATGGTAATGATTTCAAAGCCCTAGTGTATGAGTTGATGCCACGAGGAGACTTAGATAAACTGCTATACCCAACTCGAGACCATGAAAGCACTTCAGATTTGGACTGTATTACAATGGCACATAGGATGAGCATTATAGTGGATGTAGCTGATGCAATGGAGTACCTACACCATAACAACCAAGGAACAATGGTTCATTGTGATTTGAAGCCTAGCAACATACTTTTGGATGACAATATGACAGCTCATGTTGGAGACTTTGGCCTGGCAAGATTCAAAGATGATTCCACAACGTTATCTCTTGGTAACCCAAACTATTCTTCAGTTGCACTAAGGGGAACGATCGGATATGCTGCTCCAG AATATGCAGTGGGTGGTCAAGTTTCAACTGCCGCAGATGTTTACAGTTTCGGTGTCATTCTGCTCGAAGTATTCATTCGAAGAAGGCCAACTGATGCCATGTTTAAGGATGGATTGAGCATTGTAAAGTTCACAGAGATCAATTTCCCTGATAGGGTATTGGAGATTGTTGATCCGCAACTGCTACAGGAGTTGGAGCTTTGCAAAGAAACTCCATTGGACTTGAAGGAAAGTGGTTTAGGTTATCTGATATCTATGCTTAACGTTGGCCTTTGCTGCACCAAGCCATCTCCAGGTGAACGTATCAACATGCAGCAGGTCACTACCAAGCTACATGGAATCAGGGATGCATATCTCAGGGAAAATTGA